ATTACAACAACCCTGTGCGCTCCCGCACGGAGATCCTCCATGCGGTGAAGCTCGGCGTGAGATCCTATTCGGTCGACAGCCATTCCGAACTCGTGAAGCTCGGCGAACTCGTGCCCGCCGACGGTGTGGAGATCTCCGTGCGCTTCAAGCTGCCGGTGGAAGGCGCCGCCTATAACTTCGGCGCGAAATTCGGCGCGACCGTGGAGAAGGCCGTCGAACTCCTGACGCTCGCCTCCCAGCTCGGCTTCACGCCCTCGCTCACCTTCCATCCGGGCACGCAATGCACCGACCCGCATGCCTGGGACAAATACATCCGCGCCGCTGCCGGGATCGCCCGCGATGCCGGTGTGAAACTCGCCCGCCTCAATGTCGGCGGCGGCTTCCCCTCGCACCGGCTGAGCGACATCGCGCCGCAGCTCGAGACGACCTTCGACCTGATCGGCCGCGTCGCGCGCGAAGCCTTCGGCGAGGACGTGCCCGCGCTCGTCTGCGAGCCGGGCCGCGGCCTCGTGGCCGAAAGCTACTCGCTCGCGACCCGCGTCAAGGCGATCCGCGACGACGCCCATGTCTTCCTCAACGACGGCGTCTATGGCGGCCTGTCGGAGCTGCACCTCGTCGGCGTGATCGACCGTATCGGCGTCTTCGGCCCGCATGGCGTGGCGCGCGGCGGCGAGCCGGTGTTCCGCACCGTCTTCGGCCCGACCTGCGACAGCCTCGACAAGCTCCCCTCCGAACTGGCCTTCCCGGCGGAGATGGAGGAGGAGGACCACGTCATCTTCTACGGCCTCGGCGCCTATTCCGTCGCGACCGCCACCAAGTTCAACGGCTTCGGCCAGATCACGGTCGAGACTGTCCAATCGCACCGCTGATCTGACGTCACCCGTTTGACTCGGAACCCCTCGCCGTTACTGTCGCGGCGAGGGGTCTTTTTATTTGGGCTCAGAGTTTTAACGAAACGGTCAGGCGCGCATCATGGCGGAGCGAAACGGGATTTTCGGGCAACTGGGCCTCTTGTTCAAATTCCGGCAGAAGGTCCGCACCTCCGGCGGGCATCACACGCGCGGTCCGCTCACCCATGTGATCATCCTCGACGGCACGCTCTCCTCGCTCCTTCCCGGTTACGAGACCAATGCCGGGCTGGCCTACAAGCTCTGCGCGGAGGCGGCGCAGGGGGCGAACATGCTTGTGCGCTACGAGGCCGGGATCCAGTGGCGCGGCTGGCAGGACACGATGGCGGTGATCGAGGGGCGCGGCCTCAACAACCTGATCCAGCGGATCTATGGTGCGCTCGCCTCGCGCTACCGGCCCGGCGACAGGATCTATCTCTTCGGCTATTCGCGCGGCGCCTATGCGGTGCGGTCGCTGTCGGGCTTCATCGACCTCGTCGGCCTGCTGCGGCCGGAGGCCGCGACGGAGCGCAACATCCGCACCGCGTTTCGCCATTATCAGGTGAACCCCTCCTCCCGCGCTGCCCGCGCCTTTGCCGCGGCGCATTGCCATGATAAGGTGCCGATCGAATTCCTCGGCGTCTGGGACACGGTCGCCGCCGTCGGCCTGCACATGCCCGTCGTCTGGCGCTATTCGAGCGTGTTCCATGAGTTCCACAACTTCATGCCCGCCCGGAACGTCAAGGCCGTCTATCACGCGCTGGCCTATCACGAGAGCCGTGACGCCTATCTCCCGGTCCTGTTCGAAAGCAACCCGGACCTGCCGCAGCAAAAGCTCGTGCAAATGTGGTTTCCCGGCACCCATGGCGACGTGGGCGGGATGCTGTCGGGCTACAGCCCGGAGCGGCGGCTGTCGAACACGACGCTCGTGTGGATGCTCGACAAGGCGGAGGCGGCGGGCCTGCCGCTGCCGCCGGACTGGCGGATGCGTTACCTCGTCGATCCGCACGCGCCCTCGATCGGCCAGAACCGGGGCTGGGGAAAGTTCTTCCTCCTGCGCCACCGGCGGCTGGTGGGAACGGATCCTTCCGAGATCCTTCACCCTGCTTTGAAAGCCTGACCCCCTCGGGGCCTCAGCCGGTGACGCCGAGGCGGGCGCAGACCGCCTTCGTCAGAGTCGGCCGGTTCAGCGTGTAGAAATGCAGATCGCCCACCCCGCCGGCGATCAGCGTCTCGCAGAGTTCGGTGCACAGATCGACCGACAGCGCCTCGCGGTCCACGGCGCTCTGCGCGGCCTCGAAGGCCGTGGCATAGCGGTCGGGCAGGGGGGTGCCGCAGGAGGCGGCGAATTTCTGCACCCCCGTCCAGCTCGTGATCGGCAGGATGCCGGGAATGATCGTGCCGGTGATCCCCGCCTTGGCGCAGCGGTCGCGGAAGCGGAAGTAGGTGTCGGGATCGAAGAAGAACTGGGTGATCGCCGAATCCGCCCCTGCCTCGAACTTGCGCCTGAGCCAGGTGATGTCGCTGTCGGGGCCGGTGGCGTCCGGGTGCGGATCGGGATAGGCGCCGACGCGGATGCGGAAATCGCCGGTTCCGGCCAGCGCCTCGACCAGCTCCGCGGAATTGGCGAAGCCGCCCGGCGCGGGCGTGAACCGGCCCTGTCCCTTCGGCGGATCGCCCCGCAGGGCGACGATCTCGTTGACGCCGACGGCCTTGTAGCTCCTGGCGATGGCAAGCGTCTCTTCCTTCGTCGCATTCACGCAGGTCAGATGCGCGGCGACGTTCCAGCCATATTCCTTGTTGAGCAGCGCCACCGCGTCATGGGTCAGCTCCCGCGTCGTGCCGCCCGCGCCATAGGTCACGGAGACGAAGGACGGGTCGAGCCCCTGAAGCGCCTCGACCGTTTCGAACAGGCTGAAACAGGCCTGGATGTTCTTCGGCGGGAAGAATTCGAAGGAGATGGCGGGGGCGCGGGTCATATGGTCTTTCCTCTGGTCTGGCGGCCCTTGTGTCAGACCTCGGCCTGTGAGACAAATTCATAATTCTCAAGATCAACATGAGTGCTGCTCAAATGCACCTGGAATTTCGCCATCTGCGCACGATCAAGGCCATCCATGAGGAGGGCGGTCTCGCGCGTGCCGCCGACCGGCTCAACATCACGCAATCGGCGCTCTCCCATCAGGTGAAGGGGCTGGAGGACCAGGCCGGGGTAGAGCTTTTCGTGCGCCGCTCCAAGCCGCTGAAACTGTCGGCGGCGGGGATGAAGCTGCTCGCGCTCGCCGAGGACGTGCTGCCGAAGATAGAGGCGCTCGAGGCCGAATTCCGCGGGATCGAGGAGGGCACGCAGGGGCGCCTGCATATCGCGATGGAATGCCATGCCTGTTTCGACTGGCTCTTCCCGGTGCTCCACCAGTTCCGCAAGGCCTGGCCCGAGGTGGATGTGGACATCCGCCTGCGCCTCGCCTTCGGCGCGCTGCCCGCGCTCGAGCGCGAGGCGGTCGACCTGGTGATCTCCTCGGATCCCGAAGACATCCCCGGCGTCATCTTCGTGCCGCTTTTCGATTATGCGCCGATGTGCATCATGTCGGCGAAATCGCCGCTCGCCGCGAAACCCTTTGTCGAGGCCGCGGATTTCGCGGAGCAGACCCTCATCACCTATCCGGTGGACCGCGCCCGGCTGGACGTGTTCAAGGAACTCCTCACGCCCGCGGGCATCGAACCCGCCGCCCAGCGTCAGGTGGAGCTGACCGACGTGATCCTGATGCTCGTCGCCGCCGGGCGCGGGATCGCCGTGCTGCCCGACTGGGTCATGCGCGACATCCGCACCCATCCCGATTACGCCGTCCGCCCGCTCACCGCCACGGGGCGGACACGCCGCATGTATGCGGCCGTGCGCGAGGCGGACGCGACGAAACCGTACATGGCGCATGTGATCCGTATCGCGAAGAGCGAGGCGGTGAAGTTCCAGCGCGGCTGAGCCGGGCAGCGTCAGCTCCCTTCGAAGACCGGGGAAAAGCCGCCGTAGATCATGCGCTTGCCGTCGAAGGGCATCTCGCCCATCTCCGTCCAGCGCTCGTCGCTCTCCATGCTCGCCACACAGGAGTCGCAGCTCGTCTTGTCGGGCCACAGGATCCAGGAGAACACCACCGTCTCGTCCTCCTCGAGCTTCACCGCCATCGGAAAGGAGGTCACCTCCCCCTCGGGCACCTCGTCGCCCCAGCATTCGTAACAGGCGCTCGCGCCGTACTCCCTGAAGATGGGCCATGCCTTTCGGGCGGAGGCGATATAGGCCTCCTTGTCGGCATTGCGCACCGGCACCAGAAACCCCTGAACGTAACTCATCGCGCGTCCTCCTCGTGGCTGTCCGTGCCGACGAGCCTGCGCCTTTTCCGCGATCCTGGCAAAGAAAACCGTCGTCCGCCGCGGCATCGGGCGATTTCCCGCCATCAAGGCGCTTCACAAGCCCGCCCTCGCGTCGTATACGCGCCCCCTGAACATCCCATCCCATCGCCACCCCGGAGACCGGACCATGCAAGGCAGTGCCAACCTCAACGTGATGATCAAGGCCGCGCGCGCCGCCGGCCGCTCGCTCGTCAAGGACTTCCGCGAGGTCGAGAACCTTCAGGTCTCCTCGAAAGGGGCCGGCGATTTCGTGTCGCGCGCCGATATCCGTGCCGAGGAGATCATCCGCGAGATCCTCATGGAGGCGCGGCCGAACTACGGCTGGGTGGGCGAGGAAAGCAAGCCCGTCGAGGGCAAGGACCCGACCCGGCGCTGGATCGTCGACCCGCTCGACGGCACCACCAACTTCCTGCACGGCCTGCCGCACTGGTCGGTCTCCATCGCGCTCGAGCACAGGGGCGAGGTCGTCTCCGGCGTCGTCTTCGATCCGGCCAAGGGGGAACTGTTCTGGGCGGAGAAGGGCGCGGGCGCGTGGATGAACGACGGCCGGATCCGTGTCTCCGGCCGCACGAAGATGATCGAGGCGGTCTTTGCCACCGGCCTGCCCTTCGGCGGGCGCGGCGACCTGCCGGAGACGCTGCGCGACCTCGCCCGGCTCCTGCCCGCCACCGCCGGCGTGCGCCGCTGGGGCTCCGCCGCGCTCGACCTCGCCTATGTCGCCGCCGGACGTTACGACGGCTACTGGGAACGCCGGCTGAACGCCTGGGATATGGCGGCGGGCCTTCTGATCGTGCGCGAGGCCGGCGGTTTCGTCGAAGGCATCCGCCCCGAGGAAAACCCGCTCGAGGCGGGGGAGATCGTCTGCGGCAACGAGGCGCTGTTCGAACGCTTCGCCGGGATCATCCGCTCCGCCTGAGATCTCATCACAATCCCTTGATCTCGCCGTATTTCCAACATTTTCCCTGCGGAGAATGGACGGCGACTCTCGGAGGAACGATGGGGATTGAGATGAACAGTGCTGCAAGGTCTGGCCGCCGCTTCGCGGCCCGCGAGGACGGGGCGGTGACGGTGGACTGGGTTGTGCTCGTCTCCGCCATGGTCGGGGTTGCGATCATGGTGCTCGCGCTCGTCTGGCAGGGGTCGGCAGCCTTCGCCTTTCGGGTGAATTCGGAAATCGAGAAGATCGAGGTCGCGACGAGCGACTGAGCGCGTCCCCTCCGCCGCGCGCCGATCGTCCTAGCGCCTGCGGCGCACCGCCGGGACCGAGGTTTCGGTGAAGCGATAGCGCGCCTGCGGATGCGGCGGCCGCCCGCGGGACCGGCGCCAGAAGCCGCGTCCGCCGAGGCGCCGCCAGACCGGCAGGCTCAGCGCCACGCCCGCCACGAACCCGCCGAGATGCGCGAGATAGGCGACCCCGCCGGCCTCGAGGTCGGCCTCGACGCCGCCGAGGAGCTGAAAGGCGAACCAGACGCCGAGCATCACCCAGGCGGGCAGGGGGATCACCTTGAAGAAGATGATGAAGATGAAGAGCACGTCGACCCGCGCCCGCGGGAACAGCAGGAGATAGCCGCCCATCACCCCCGCGATCGCGCCCGAGGCGCCGACCATCGGGACACGCGCGAAGGGCGCGGCGAGATATTGCGCGAGCCCTGCGGCGAGCCCGCAGAGCAGGTAGAAGCCGAGGTAGCGCAGATGCCCGAACTCGTCCTCGAGATTGTCGCCGAAGATCCACAGGAACAGCATGTTGCCGAGGAGGTGCAGGAGACCGCCATGCATGAACATGGAGGTGAAGAAGGTATAGAACCCGTCCCCTGCGGAAATCCGCGCCGGGATCAGCGAGAATTCCGCATAGATCGGAAGCAGCGCCCGCTCGTCGCCATAGCTCGGCAGCACCGCGAGGAAGACCGCGACATTCACCGCGATCAGCGCATAGGTGATCAGGGCCGGCCGTCTCGAGGGGTTGTGGTCGCGGATCGGGAACATGAGGCATTTCTGACGAAAGCCCCGCTAAGGTCAAGCCCGCGCGGCAGGAATCCCCCTTTAACTCGGCGGGTGCGCTGAGTATGGTCCCGCCCACCGGCGCATGCCCGCGTGGTGGAATGGTAGACACAGGGGACTTAAAATCCCTAGGCTTATGCCGTGCCGGTTCGAGTCCGGCCGCGGGCACCACATTGACAAGTAAACATTTTCTGAAATCTGTTTGGTGCCGACGCTGCCATAATTTGCTACTGCGCCCACTTGTTACTCCCACTCTACTCATTCCTATGCGCAGCTTTCGACAAAATCTTCCGGCTCGCGCGCCTCCGATAGTAGGCTACCATTTCGGGACTCTGGTTCGTTACCGCCTGAATTTGCGCGTCGGTACAGCCTGCCTCGGCAAGCCGCACGATCGCCAGTTTTCGGAGCCCGTGGAGGCTGTATTTTTTTGCGTCTTCGCCCAGGCTCTTGCGCCATTTCTGGAACGCCGACGCGATGCCGTCATAAGTCAGGGGTTCGGTCAAATTCCTTGCGAGGATATGGGCGCCCGATTTCGTCACGGTCTCAAGGTACGCTCGCAGCGGCACTGGACAGTAGACGGTGAACATCTCGTCGCCCTTCTCGTCGTATACGTCCATCCAGTCGCCGTCGACCTGCGCCCATTTCATCGCGATTGCCGCGCCCGGTCTCTGACCTGTGCCGAGGATCAGCTCGGCGGTCGTTTGGACATTCCGCGGAGCGGTCGAGAGCTTGCTGACCATCCATTCAGGCCAAGGCTCGTATTCCCGTTGCCGGCCGAAAAGCCCGATCTTTGCGGCGGGATTGTCGTCCAGTGGCCAATCAAGGTCATTTTTTGCGTAGTTCCAGAGGCGACGGATTGTCTGGAGATATTTATCAGCCTGGCGAGGCGTTCCAGACAGCTTATCGTGCGCCGCCCGGACCGCGGCGCGCGTGGTGCGGCGCACGTCCTTGTCGCCGTTCTTTTCCAGAATATGGTCCATCGTTTTGCGATAGAACAGCTTTGTTCCCCTCGACAGTTTCCCCTGAACGCGCGGATCCGTGCGCCAAGCCTTCACGAGCGCATTCCAGGAGTATCTTGGCTCCACCTGTTGCTTCTCATGGCGCCCTGCTTCGCAGGCCCAATAAAGGCGGTCGAGTTCTTGCGCATCCCCTTGCCAATTGAGCTTGACGGTTCTCTCCCGGCGCTTGCCGCCGTCTGCCCAAGTGACCCGGTGGTATGGATCCCATGCCTTGCCGCTCCACTTCCAGTGCAGTCTCGGCTTCGCGATCCGCGGTTTCGAAGGCCTCACAACGTGAACCCGTCATCTTGGGGTCACCGAACAGCAGAAAGCGCAGATCAAGGCGATGGCGGAGGCCGGGGATGTCGCCGGAGCACAGGCGCTCATCCTCGACGAGCTCAACCGCCAATATGCCGGACAGGCCGAAGCGCTGCGCAACCTGCCTGCCGGTCAGATCAAGGCGGCGGGCATGGCCATCGGCGATGCGACGGAGAAGGTCGGCGACGTGGTTCTGCCGGTGGTCGCGCAGATCGCGACGCATGTCGAGGATCTGGCGGTTCGCTTTCAGGCTCTTGATCCGGAAATGCAGAAGGCGATCGTCACCGGCGGCGCGCTCGCCGCAGCTGTCGGACCGCTCGCCCTGGGCTTCGGCGCGCTGGTCGCGGCCGTGGGCGTGATCGCCTCGCCGATCGGGCTGGCGGTGGCGGGCTTCACCGCGCTCGCCGGCGGGGTGGCCTATGTGGCGCTGAACTGGGACCGGCTCGTCGAGAGCTGGTCCGGCGCAGAAGGGATCTTCGGGCGGCTCAACTTTCTGGTGGCGCTGCCGGTGATCAAGCTCGTCGAGCTCGGCCGCAAGACCACGGCCGTGATCCGCCAGCTCGGCGGCTTCGGCAAGACGATGGTGTTTCTCTCCGATCTCTCGGGCGAGGTATGGGAGCGGATCGGCATGCTGGCTGCGGGCTTTGGCGCGCGGTTCGAGGCGATCGTCGGAAAGGTCAAGGCGATCTGGGCCCAGGGCGTCGCCTATCTCGCGCAGAAATGGGCGGAGTTCGTCGGAACGATCGCGCCCGCGTTCAACGCCGTGGCCGAAAAGGTCGGATCCGATCTGCGGCTGGACGCGCTGGGGGCTGCGAGCTGGGCCTCGGGGCTCGAGAATGCGGCCGCGAATGCGGGCACGCTGGCCGCCAATGCCGACCTCGCGGCGGATGCGCTGATTGCGGTGGCCAAATCCCCCCTCGCCACGCTCGAGCGGCTCAACACCACTGTGGGCGAGGTGGCCGAAACCGTCGAGGAGGATCTGGGCGAAGCCGGTGCGCTGGCCGTGAAGGAGACCACCGAGGTCACAAAGGACCTCGAGGACGTATTGAATGATGCCGGATCGGCCGGCGGGTCTGCGGGCGGGAAAATCGCCTCCGGTCTCGCCGAGGCGATCCCGGTGGCAGAACGGCTTGCGGACACGATCGCGGAGATCGGCCGGCAGACCTTCGACAGGATGGGCGACAATCTTGCGCACGCGCTGGCCGGAGGCAATGTCGCAAGCGGCGTGCGCGGTGTGTGGAACGACTATGTCGGCGGGGCGAGCGATATCTTTGCCTCGACGCTCAGGGATGCCTTCACCGGCGGCGGCTTTGCCTCGATCGGCGCGAGCCTCTCGGGCGCCTGGGGCGGGATGACCACGGCGCTCTCGGGGCTCTCCTCGGTCAGCTCGCTCGGCGCACTCGCCGAGCTATGCTTGAATTTGGGTGACGCGCATCATCAGGCGGCGCGGTTTTCGGTATCGTTTGTGTGTTCGATACCGTCTGTGAACTTGATTCCTTCGATAACCTTTGGCAACTGATTTCTGCCCTTGAGGCGCAGCCATTTTTTCGATGCTGCCTGAATGAGGGTGAAGACCATCAGTTTTGCGGTCTTTTGTGACAGCGCCCCTTTGGTCCTCACCGTTCGGTGCCGAACAGTGGCGAACACGCTTTCAATCGGGTTCGAGGTGCGCAGATGGCCCCAATGCTCAGCTGGGAAGTCGAAGAATGCAAGCATCGCCTCTTCGTCCTTTGTCAGGCAGGCAACACCTTTTGGGTATTTGACGCCATACTTTTCGGAGAAAACTGCCAACGCAGCATCGGCTTCTGCGCGCGTTCCGGCGTGCTGGATGTCGTCCAGATCTGACTTGACCGCCAGGGCCATCTGCTTGGGAAAACAGTTCTGGACGTTCTTTACCTTATGCACCCAACACCGTTGGTGCTTTGTGCCTGGAAACGTTTTGTCCAGTGCGTTCCAGAACCCCATGGCTCCATCCCCAACCGCAATTTCCGGTGCGACGGACAGCCCGCGGCCTTTGATGTCGGTCAGCAACTCATGCCAGCTCTGCGCGCTCTCCCGCAGGCCGACCTGAAAGCCGATCAGCTCTTTCTTGCCCTCCGGTGTCGCGCCGATGATCACCAGCATGCATTCGGCATTTTCCTCCATCCGCGCCTGAAGATAGACGCCGTCCGCCCAGATGTAGACATAGTGGCGGGCAGACAGATCCCGCCGTGCCCAGGCATCATATTGAACCTGCCATCCGGCAGTCAGACGCGAGATGACGCTTGGCGAGAGGTTGGGTGCATCCGGCCCCATGATGGCCGACAGCGCGTCCTGGAAATCGCCCGTCGATATGCCCTTCAGATAAAGAACAGGCAGCAGCGCGTCCAAGCTGATCGAGCGGCGCGCCCATTTCGGCAGAATGTTCGAGGTAAAGCGGATTTTTTCTGCCCCATCACAGGACGCCATCCGGTCGCGCACCTTGGGCCGCTGGACATCCAGAGCACCGATCCCCGTCTGAATCTTCCGTTCAGGGCCAAATCCATGCCGCACAATCCGCTGGCGGCCATCCTCCAAGTGCTCAGCGGCAAAACTGGCGACAAACGCATCAGCTTCGGCTTTCAGCGCCTCCGCCAGCATCCGGCGCGCACCTTCCCGTGCAATTTCTGTCAATGGATCCGCTATCGATTCCGATTGGCGAAAGGGCAGGATCGTTGTATCGTTCTTCATAGGCGTATTGCTCCTCGTGAGGTTCTGGCCGGCTTCAACACCCGCCACAATACGCCGCACTTCAAATCACACCATCACCCAAATTCCCGCATAGCTCGCACTCGCCACGGGCATCGGCGGCGCGCTCTCGGCGGCCATGCCGCTGGTCGGCGCGGCCACGGCTCTCGTCGGTCTCGTCAAGGGCTTCAGCTCCAAGAAGCTCACCGGGGCCGGGCTCGAGTTCAGCTGGACCGGCGACGCGCTCGCCGGCGGCACCTATGAGACCTGGAAGAAGAAAAGCTGGTGGGGCCTGAAATCCTCCACCAGCACCAAGCTCAAGGCCTTCGATGAGGAGACCAATGCCGCGCTGACGGAGCAGGCGGAAGCGGTGCAAAAGGCGGTCGCTGCGGCCTACAAGGCCGCCGGCGTCGCCGTCGAGGACGGCTTCATCGAAGGCTTCCGCTACAGCTTCGGCAAGATCTCGACGAAAGGTCTCTCCGAAGACGAGATCGAGCAGAAGGTCGCGGAGGCGTTCGCGGGCTATGGCGATGCGATCTCGGAGGCCATCGGCGGGGTCGGCCTCGAGGTCGCGGCGACCTTTGCCCAGGTCAAGGGGGTGCTCGAGCTGGCGGGGCAGGGGTTCCGCGGCACGTTCGAGGAGATGGCCGTGGCCGCCGGGGCGGTGGCCGATCTCGTTGGGGGGCCGTCCGGGCTGGCCTCCTCGGTCGACAGCTTCGTTGCGACGTATTTCAGCGCAGCTGAGCGCTTCGAGATGGTCACCGATCAGGTGCAGTCGGTGTTCGACGATCTCGGGCTGGCGGTGCCGGGGACGCTCAAGGGCTTCCGCGAGCTCGTGATGTCGCTGGATCTGATGACGGAAAGCGGGCGGGAGGCCTATGCCGCCCTTCTGGGCGTGTCGGATGCCTTCGCCTCCGTCAAGGCCGGGCTCGACCAGAGCTTCGACACCTCGGGCGGCTGGTTCGTCGATGAATTCGAGGCCCGGCTCGCCCAGGTCGCGGACATGCGCGGATACGGTCGCGTCACCGAAGCCGCACAGACTGCGGGCACGACCCAGCCCGGCCGGACTTCTCTTGGCGGCGAGGACGGGGCGGCGGTGCAGCTCCTGCAAACCATGGTGGGGATCTTCAAGGACTGGGACGAGAGCGGCTATCCCAGAGAAAGGGACTTCTGATGCTTGTCTGTGAACCGCTCGGGATTGATCTCGACAGGGTCTCCGTCTCCCTGCCCGAGGACGATGCGCCGCCGTGGGAGGCGGAGACCTCCTACGGGCTCGGGGCGCAGGTCCTGCGCGGGCACCGGGTGTTTCAGAGCATGGTCGAGGACAATCTCGGGATCGATCCGCTGACGGTGGATCCGACGAAACTCTCGGCGGACTGGCTCGAGGTGGAATATTCCAACGCCTATCGCTGCTTTGACGGGGTGATCGCGCGTCCGACCGTGGCGGACGGCGCGCTTGCGCTGTCGGTGCGTGTCACCGAGGAGTTCGACATGTTCGCGCTCTTCGGGGTCCGTGCCGCGCGGCTGTCGCTGCGGCTGTACGATGCGGCGGACCGGCTCGTGGGCGTGCGCACCGCCGTTCTCGGCGGGCGTGTCGTCTCGAGCTGGTGGGACTGGTTCACGGTCACGCCGGCACCGCGGCGCAACAAGATCGCCTTCGACGGGCTGCCGGTCTCGGCGCGCCGCGCCGATCTCACCCTCGAGGGCGGCGGCATCCGGCTGGGCGAGGTGTTCCTTGGCAGGTCCTTCTATGTCGGAGAGGCGCAGCCGCAATCCTCCGGGCGCGCGGTGACCGCCTCGCGCTACGAGGTCAACGACTTCGGGCGCACCATCTGGGTGCAGCGTCCGACGCGATCGGAGATGAGCTATGTGGTTGCCGCCGATCGCGCGGAGTTCGAGTCGATCGAGCCGCGCATGAGCGAGCTGGCGGGCTCGCTCGTGGTCACGGTCGGTGCGTTCGCGATTCCGTCCACCATTCACTTCGGCATCCTCGGCACCATCGACTGGGTCGAGGACAGCCCCGACGATTACCTGTTCAGCTTTACGACGAAAGGTCTGTCCTGATGAGCTTCACCGAGATCACGCCTTATGGCGGGCAGTTTCCATCGAGCGATGATCCCGCCTCCTTCGATCTGCGCGCACGCGAACTGATGTCCTGGCTGGTGGCGAACTTCGCGCCCGAGGTGGCGGCGCTCTCGGTCGAGCTCGCCACCGCGCTCGATGGCGCCTCGAGCGTGCTCGAGGCCATCGCGGGCGGCGCGATGCTTCCGATCGGCGGCGAGATCTTCTGGACCGGCACGACCCTGCCGGACGGGTTCCTCGAGGAAAACGGCGGCGCCCATGAGCGCGCGCTCTATCCGCGGCTCTGGGCGCATGCGCAGGCGAGCGGGATGTTCGATCCCACGGGGGACGATCCGGCGATGTTCGGCCCCGGCGACGGCAGCACCACATTCACCCTTCCGGATGCCCGCGCCGAGTTCCTGCGGGTCTGGGATCACGGCCGGGGGGTGGATGCGGGGCGCGCGCTCGGCTCATCTCAGGCGGAGGCGCTCGGAGCGCACACGCATGATCTGACGGTGCGCAGCTGGCAGCGAAACACGGATGGCGGCACGACCGACCGCTTTGATCTCAACTCCGGCGGAGGGTCGACCGTCACCACATCCGAAACAGGCGGCGAGGAAACCCGTCCGCGCAACGTCGCGCGCATGCTCATCATTCGCGCGAGGTAGCGCGCCACACCGTCTTTACATCCAATGCTGCCGCCTCCGGGCGGCGTTTCCTTTTATGCGCCTCGGGAGATATCAATGGCGATCACCAAAACCACTGTCGTGGGCCCGGCTGTGCTGCCCAACGACACCCGTCCCAAAAACGGCAACATCATCTTCACGCTGTCCGCCTGGGACATCGAGGACGGTCAGGCGGTCGTTATTCCCGGCTCCATCGTCGTGCCGCTTCTGAGCAATGGGGATTTCTCGGTCGGGCTGTTCTCCACCACGGCGGGCACGCGCGGCGTCGTCTATTCCGTGGCGGTGGAGCATGAGCCGTTCACCGGGCGCAAGGTGCGCACGGACCTCGGCCAGATCGCGCTCTCGGGTCCCGGCCCGGTGCGGCTCGAGGCGCTGCTCCAGCAGCCCGCCGCGCCGCCGACGGCGCCGGACGTGCTCGCCCAGGTGCTTGCGGCACGCGCAGCGGCCGAGGCTGCGGCGGCTCTTACCGTCGACGCCGGACAGGACGCCGACCGGGCGGAGGATGCCGCGGCCGTGTCGGAGGGCGCGGCCGCCACGGCGCAGATCGCCGCGGCGAGCACCGGCGCCTTTGCCGAGGCCACGCTCGCGGCGGCGATTTCCGCAGGCCTCGCGGCGACCGC
The nucleotide sequence above comes from Celeribacter indicus. Encoded proteins:
- a CDS encoding tyrosine-type recombinase/integrase; the protein is MRPSKPRIAKPRLHWKWSGKAWDPYHRVTWADGGKRRERTVKLNWQGDAQELDRLYWACEAGRHEKQQVEPRYSWNALVKAWRTDPRVQGKLSRGTKLFYRKTMDHILEKNGDKDVRRTTRAAVRAAHDKLSGTPRQADKYLQTIRRLWNYAKNDLDWPLDDNPAAKIGLFGRQREYEPWPEWMVSKLSTAPRNVQTTAELILGTGQRPGAAIAMKWAQVDGDWMDVYDEKGDEMFTVYCPVPLRAYLETVTKSGAHILARNLTEPLTYDGIASAFQKWRKSLGEDAKKYSLHGLRKLAIVRLAEAGCTDAQIQAVTNQSPEMVAYYRRRASRKILSKAAHRNE
- a CDS encoding IS256 family transposase; this encodes MKNDTTILPFRQSESIADPLTEIAREGARRMLAEALKAEADAFVASFAAEHLEDGRQRIVRHGFGPERKIQTGIGALDVQRPKVRDRMASCDGAEKIRFTSNILPKWARRSISLDALLPVLYLKGISTGDFQDALSAIMGPDAPNLSPSVISRLTAGWQVQYDAWARRDLSARHYVYIWADGVYLQARMEENAECMLVIIGATPEGKKELIGFQVGLRESAQSWHELLTDIKGRGLSVAPEIAVGDGAMGFWNALDKTFPGTKHQRCWVHKVKNVQNCFPKQMALAVKSDLDDIQHAGTRAEADAALAVFSEKYGVKYPKGVACLTKDEEAMLAFFDFPAEHWGHLRTSNPIESVFATVRHRTVRTKGALSQKTAKLMVFTLIQAASKKWLRLKGRNQLPKVIEGIKFTDGIEHTNDTENRAA
- a CDS encoding phage tail protein; the protein is MSFTEITPYGGQFPSSDDPASFDLRARELMSWLVANFAPEVAALSVELATALDGASSVLEAIAGGAMLPIGGEIFWTGTTLPDGFLEENGGAHERALYPRLWAHAQASGMFDPTGDDPAMFGPGDGSTTFTLPDARAEFLRVWDHGRGVDAGRALGSSQAEALGAHTHDLTVRSWQRNTDGGTTDRFDLNSGGGSTVTTSETGGEETRPRNVARMLIIRAR